The sequence AACACGCTTTTATTTCTACACCTTGGCGCGCAGGTTGATATTGTCGAGCCAAATGCCGCAGGCAGGGAGCAAATGCAAAAGCTTTTTACAGAGCATAATATCCCCAAAGAGCAATACAGAATCTATCCTTGCACTTTGCAAGATTATAAAAGTGAAAAAATATATGATTTTGTCATAGCGGAGGGATTTTTGCCTTGGCTTAGTGAAAAAGAGGCGCGCGAAGTGGTGCAAAGCCTCTATGCCGCTACTAAAAAAGATGGCGCGGTAGTGGTTACAAGCATGTGTGAATTTTCTTACTTTTTTGAGGATTTGCGGCGCATACTAGGCTTTGCGCTCATTAAAGGCGTAAAAGATTTTGAACAAAAAGTAAGCCTGCTTGCTAGCGCCTTTAGCTCGCATTTATTGCATCTTAAATTTGCCTCACGCCCCATTAGAGATTGGGTGATTGATAATATTTTAAATCCCGCATCTAATATCGCAAATCCCCACAATATAGCTACTTGTATAAAGTTATTTAGACAAGTAGCGGGGGGGGGGGGGGCAAGAGCCTCCAAAGACAGGCTCTGCGAGCAAATTCCATACAAATACAGAATCTATCGAACTACTGGGGAGCTCGCCTAATATGATAGGAAATTTGAGTTGGTATAAAGATATGAGCTACTCATACGCGGATACATTTTGCCATGAGTTTGAGCGCTTTAGGCATATACTTCTATGCACGCGATTTGCGTATTCTTGGCGTGAAAATGGGCGCAATGAAAGGCTATATGAGCGTCTTGTGGCATTTAGGGCAAGTATTGCAGCATATCTCTCTTGCAAAGCAGAGCTTCCAGCCATTTGCGCGATTTTAGATTCTATCCTTGCGGAGAATGAGGATTTGGGAGATTTCTTTTTGCAAAGTGTGCGCGAGTGTGTGGCTGCTTTGAGAGATGAGGCACATTTAAGCGTGCAGGGCATTGCAAATATGTCTACATTCTCACAAGCGTGGGGTAGAGGGCAGCAGTATATAAGTTTTGTAAAACGATAAAGGAGTAAAAATGAGTAAAAAAGTTGCCAAAACGCACTCATACAATGAATGCATAGCCCATTATGAATCTAAAGTCGCAAGTATGGGCTATATGTCCTCGCATACTTATTGGAATGACCCCGTGCGCGTAGCAGTAAGCGCCTCACGCTATAAATTTGTCTCAAAAATGCTAAGCGGGCTTGATAGAGTGCTTGAGCTAGGCTGTGCAGATGCGTTTTTCTCTAGCATTGTAGCCCAAAGGGTTGGCACGCTAGTGGCGACAGATTATGATGAGGTGTTTATCGAGCAGGCAAAGCAGCTTGGTCGCGCGGATAATATGGAGCTGCGCGTGCTAGATTTAACTAAAGAGCCATGTGAGAATGAATTTGATGGCGTGTATGCGCTTGATGTGCTAGAGCATATTCACCCTGATAAAGAAGATGAGTTTATGCGTAACATTACACGCGCGCTCAAAGCTCCAAATCCCGCTTTCGGGGGGGGGGGGGGGTAGCCGTGCTTGGTATGCCTAGTCTTGAAAGTCAAGTGTATGCAAGTGCGCTAAGCAAAGCAGAACACATTAATTGTAAGAGTGGAGAGCAGCTTAAGATGTTTTGTCAAAAGTATTTTAACCATTGCTTTGTGTTTAGTATGAATGATGAGGTGGTGCATACGGGATTTTATCCCATGGCGCATTATCTGCTAGCACTTTGCGTGGGTGTTAAGCATCTAGATTCTATAAAAGGGAGTAAATGATACAAACAAAGCTCATAAGGGAAAAAACCATAGCCTTTTCTTGTAGGCATAATGCTGGGCATTTAGCCCCCTCACTTTCAAGTGTGGAGATTTTAAGCGTGCTTTTTAGAGAATTTTTGCATTTCAATGCGCATAATGCCACAGATAGCGCGCGCGATAGGCTTATATTTTCTAAAGGGCATGGCTGCTATGCGTATTATGTGATTTTAAACGAACTAGGATTTATCCCTGATAGCGAAATGGAGCATTTTGGGAGCGTAGATTCTAAACTTAAGGGTTGCGTGAGCTATACACCAACATTTATGCTAGAGGCTTCAACGGGTAGTTTAGGGCATGGGCTGCCGCTGGCTGTGGGTATAGCGCAGAGTTTTAAAATGCAGGGCAAAAAGCAAAAAGTCATTTGCATTATTGGCGATGGTGAAATGCAGGAGGGGAGCAATTTTGAGGCTTTGGCATTGGCTTATCGCTTTAAATTAGATAATTTGCTTGTGATTATTGATGCAAATGGCTTGTGTGCTATGGATTATATGCAGCATGTAGGACTTGATACAGACCGCCTTGCGCGTGTGCTTAGCGCGTATGTGGATAGTGGATTCTATGATGTAGATGGGCATAATGAAAATGAGCTAAGAGCGGCATATAGCGCATTTTTCAACCATACGCAGAGCAATATGAGCATTATTCTAGCGCGCACTATTAAGGGCAAAGGCTTAGCTATGATAGAAAATAAGGCTATGTATCACTACCGCTGCCCTACGCAGGACGGCTATAAAATGCCAGATTCTATAGCAGATTCTATAAATGTAAGGAGTGGCAATGCATAAAAAGCCTTTAGCGACTAAAAAAGAAGTGATGAATGCGCTCTATCCATACTTTGCAAATGATAAAGATATGGCGTTATTAGTGGGCGATATGGGGTTTTCGGTGCTAGATGATTATTTTGCGCATTTTTCTGCGCGTGTGTTTAATGTAGGCATAGCCGAGCAAGCTATGCTAGGTATGGCAGCGGGTATGTATCTAGCAGGATTAAAGCCTGTAGTATATGCGCAAATCCCATTTTTAGTAATGCGCGCGTATGAGCAGATACGCTATGATATATGCGAGCATAATATGGGCGTAATTATGGTTGGCGTGGGCGCGGATAATTATTTTAAGGATTTGGGCAGAAGCCATTGTATGGATAGTGATGATATTAAACTTATGGAGATTTTGCCACATTTGCAGATTCTATCCACCGATAAAAATGGCATCGAGCAAGCCCTCGCGCAATATTTCAAACATTTAGTATCTCCCCCCCCCCGTTATACATTAGGTGTCTGTAATGCAATCGGTCAAAATATTGCACACACGCGTGTTGGAGAGGCAGATTCTATCTGTGCTTTTATTGCTTTTGGCGCGGAGGTGGCTTGTGCGTAAGATAGAATCTAAAGATATAAGAAAGAGCATTTTATCTATTGCTAAAAGTGCTAAGTCTCCGCATATTGCCTCTGCACTATCGTGTGCGGATATATTATATACATTATTTTTTGAAGTGATGTATATCCCGCGCGCAGAGGAGCCAGAGTTTATTCATCGCGATATGTTTTTACTCTCAAAAGCCCATTCTGCTATGGCGCTTTATGCGAGTTTGTATCATAAGGGCTTTATGAGTAAAGCACAAATTGAAGGATATTATAAAAACGCCGGCAGCCTCCCCGCGCACACAGATAGGCAAAGCAGCCCATATATTGAAATATCAGCAGGCAGCTTAGGGCATGGATTGCCCATAGCCGTAGGTATGGCAATGGCGTTAAAAAATAAGCCCAGCACGCGCAAGCGATATGTTTTTACGCTTATGGGTGATGGTGAGATTCAAGAAGGCAGCGTGTGGGAAGCAGCGATGTTTGCTCCTAAATATAATTTAAATAATCTCATCGCCCTTGTGGATAGAAATAATCTACAAGGCTATGGGCGCGGCAGCGAGCTAGTGAGCTTTGAGCCTTTAGAATCTAAATGGCAGGCTTTTGGTTGGGAATGCGTGAGGGTAGATGGGCATAATATTAAGGCTATGCGCGAGTGTATAAAAACCTATCAGCAAAGTAATAGCACTAAGCCTCTTTGCCTTATATGCGATACGACTAAGGGTAAGGGCGTTAGCTTTATGGAGGATAAATTAGAGTGGCATTATTTTCTAGTGACTAATGAAGTGTATGACAAAGCCCTAAAGGAGTTAGAATGAGAAATGCAATCGCGCAATGCGTAGAGCAAAAGGCAGCACAAAATAGTGAGTTTATGCTCATTACCGGCGATGCAGGGCTTGGTGTGTGGGATAATTATCAAAAAGACTTTAGCGCGCAGTATGTAAATCCGGGCATTAATGAAGCCCTATGCGTAGGAATGGCAGCAGGGCTAGCACTTTGTGGCAAAAAGGTGGTGTATTACAATATCGCGCCCTTTGTGATTATGCGCCCTTATGAGCAGGTGAGAAATGATATATGCTATCAGGAATTGCCTGTGATTTTAGTAGGCACAGGCAGTGGGCTTACTTATATGCCAAGCGGTATGACGCATTATGCTAT is a genomic window of Helicobacter jaachi containing:
- a CDS encoding 1-deoxy-D-xylulose-5-phosphate synthase N-terminal domain-containing protein, coding for MIQTKLIREKTIAFSCRHNAGHLAPSLSSVEILSVLFREFLHFNAHNATDSARDRLIFSKGHGCYAYYVILNELGFIPDSEMEHFGSVDSKLKGCVSYTPTFMLEASTGSLGHGLPLAVGIAQSFKMQGKKQKVICIIGDGEMQEGSNFEALALAYRFKLDNLLVIIDANGLCAMDYMQHVGLDTDRLARVLSAYVDSGFYDVDGHNENELRAAYSAFFNHTQSNMSIILARTIKGKGLAMIENKAMYHYRCPTQDGYKMPDSIADSINVRSGNA
- a CDS encoding class I SAM-dependent methyltransferase, translating into MSKKVAKTHSYNECIAHYESKVASMGYMSSHTYWNDPVRVAVSASRYKFVSKMLSGLDRVLELGCADAFFSSIVAQRVGTLVATDYDEVFIEQAKQLGRADNMELRVLDLTKEPCENEFDGVYALDVLEHIHPDKEDEFMRNITRALKAPNPAFGGGGG
- a CDS encoding transketolase; the encoded protein is MQSVKILHTRVLERQILSVLLLLLARRWLVRKIESKDIRKSILSIAKSAKSPHIASALSCADILYTLFFEVMYIPRAEEPEFIHRDMFLLSKAHSAMALYASLYHKGFMSKAQIEGYYKNAGSLPAHTDRQSSPYIEISAGSLGHGLPIAVGMAMALKNKPSTRKRYVFTLMGDGEIQEGSVWEAAMFAPKYNLNNLIALVDRNNLQGYGRGSELVSFEPLESKWQAFGWECVRVDGHNIKAMRECIKTYQQSNSTKPLCLICDTTKGKGVSFMEDKLEWHYFLVTNEVYDKALKELE
- a CDS encoding class I SAM-dependent methyltransferase → MNEFLRFYGEHHISPVSQDISDFSAHLQRRKRLYELVGIHPFAFRNASILEVGAGSGYNTLLFLHLGAQVDIVEPNAAGREQMQKLFTEHNIPKEQYRIYPCTLQDYKSEKIYDFVIAEGFLPWLSEKEAREVVQSLYAATKKDGAVVVTSMCEFSYFFEDLRRILGFALIKGVKDFEQKVSLLASAFSSHLLHLKFASRPIRDWVIDNILNPASNIANPHNIATCIKLFRQVAGGGGARASKDRLCEQIPYKYRIYRTTGELA